From a single Mycosarcoma maydis chromosome 14, whole genome shotgun sequence genomic region:
- a CDS encoding putative alpha-ketoglutarate dehydrogenase KGD1, whose protein sequence is MLRSISSRTIPRAAWSASTLASVSARLPNRCTLNASLRSYQSSSQSQQASPAPAKPNAPSGSDTFINTTNAYYAEEMHKLWKQDPKSVHASWDVYFSGLAKGLASEHAFRAPPTLMPLPMEAPPVDVSGFSGSTDAVDDHLKLQLLVRAYQVRGHRIARLDPLGILDPDLDPNVPEELKIEHYGWSQADLDRKMRLGPGLLPNFVDSGIHELTIREIIDACKRMYCGSIGVQYVHIPDREKCDWLRKRIETPEPFKYSVEEKRTILDRLIWSDSFERFIASKYPNEKRFGLEGGESLIPGLKTLIDRSVEHGVDSVTIGMPHRGRLNVLANVIRRPIEGILHQFAAKEDDGEGGGDVKYHLGANYVRPTPSGKKVALSLVANPSHLEAEDPVVLGKTRALQDFAKDKEHATSMALLMHGDAAFAGQGVVYETMGMYNLPNYATGGTVHIVVNNQIGFTTDPRFARSTPYPSDIAKSIDAPIFHVNGDDVEAVTFVSQLAADWRATFKKDVVIDLVCYRRHGHNETDQPSFTQPRMYAAIAKQDPTLSKYAARLVDEGSFTKSDIEEHQKWVWGMLEEAFDKSKNYRPEEREWLSSAWEGFPSPKQLAEQILDHKDTGVKEQTLKHIGKTVSTYPDDFTVHRNLGRILKTRLKTVEEGKNIDMSTGEALAFGSLALEGNYVRLSGQDVERGTFSQRHSVLHDQENEGTYTPLQHVGEGQAPFVVCNSSLSEFGCMGFELGFSLVSPQNLTIWEAQFGDFANNAQCIIDQFIASGERKWLQRTGLVLNLPHGYDGQGPEHSSARIERFLQLCDDHPFKFPTPEKSNRQHQDSNMAVVYCTTPANYFHVLRRQVHRDFRKPLVNFFSKSLLRHPEARSNLQDFLPGTGFQRFIPEPHASEGKDELVAPDQIKRHILTFGQTYFELLKHRRENNIKDVAISRIEQLSPLHYEAVVQALDKYPNADLVFCQEEPLNNGAWSYLQPRLRTACRHTQHHKNDIVILASRPPSSSVATGSKVAHKAEVEAYLKDAFDLDRKASDELL, encoded by the coding sequence ATGCTGCGAAGCATCTCTTCGCGCACCATCCCCCGTGCCGCTTGGAGCGCCTCCACTCtcgcctcggtctcggcgcGTCTTCCAAATCGATGCACTTTGAACGCTTCGCTCAGATCCTACCAGTCTTCGTCCCAGTCTCAACAGGCTAGTCCTGCTCCTGCCAAACCCAATGCTCCCTCCGGTTCCGACACCTTTAtcaacaccaccaacgcCTACTATGCCGAAGAGATGCACAAGCTCTGGAAACAAGACCCCAAATCCGTCCACGCCTCTTGGGACGTCTACTTTTCCGGTCTCGCAAAGGGCCTTGCCAGTGAGCACGCTTTTCGCGCTCCTCCCACTCTCATGCCTCTTCCCATGGAGGCGCCCCCCGTCGACGTCTCGGGTTTCAGCGGCTCCACCGATGCCGTCGATGATCACCTAAAGCTTcagctcctcgtccgagCTTACCAGGTGCGTGGTCACCGCATCGCccgtctcgatcctctcggcatcctcgacccCGATCTCGACCCCAACGTCCCCGAGGAGCTCAAGATTGAGCACTACGGCTGGTCCCAGGCTGACCTGGATCGCAAGATGCGTCTCGGCCCCGGTCTGCTTCCCAACTTTGTCGACTCGGGCATCCACGAGCTCACCATTCGCGAGATCATCGACGCCTGCAAGCGCATGTACTGCGGCTCCATCGGCGTACAGTACGTCCACATTCCCGATCGCGAAAAGTGCGACTGGCTCCGAAAGCGTATCGAGACTCCCGAACCCTTCAAGTACTCGGTCGAGGAGAAGCgcaccatcctcgaccgTCTCATCTGGTCCGACTCGTTTGAGCGCTTTATCGCCTCCAAGTATCCCAACGAGAAGCGCTTCGGTCTCGAGGGTGGCGAATCGCTCATCCCCGGTctcaagacgctcatcGACCGTTCCGTCGAGCACGGCGTCGACAGCGTCACCATCGGCATGCCTCACCGTGGCCGTCTCAACGTTCTCGCCAACGTGATTCGCAGGCCCATCGAGGGTATTCTCCACCAGTTTGCCGCCAAGGAGGACGACGGCGAAGGCGGAGGCGACGTAAAGTACCATCTCGGCGCCAACTACGTCCGTCCCACCCCTTCCGGTAAAAAAGTtgcgctctcgctcgtcgccaaCCCCTCGCATctcgaggccgaggacCCCGTCGTGCTCGGTAAGACGCGCGCCCTCCAGGACTTtgccaaggacaaggagcaCGCCACCTCGATGGCACTCCTCATGCACGGTGACGCCGCCTTTGCCGGTCAGGGCGTCGTCTACGAGACCATGGGAATGTACAACCTCCCCAACTACGCCACCGGCGGTACCGTTCACATTGTCGTCAACAACCAGATCGGCTTCACCACCGATCCTCGCTTTGCCCGTTCCACGCCGTACCCCTCGGACATTGCCAAGTCCATCGACGCGCCCATCTTCCACGTCAAcggcgacgacgtcgaggcgGTTACCTTTGtctcgcagctcgctgCCGACTGGCGTGCCACCTTTAAAAAGGACGTTGtcatcgatctcgtctgCTATCGACGTCACGGTCACAACGAGACCGACCAGCCCTCGTTCACCCAGCCACGCATGTACGCCGCCATTGCCAAGCAGGACCCCACGCTCTCCAAGTACGCCGcccgcctcgtcgacgaagGCAGCTTCACAAAGTCTGACATCGAGGAGCACCAAAAGTGGGTATGGGGCATGCTCGAGGAGGCCTTTGACAAGAGCAAAAACTATCGACCCGAGGAGCGCGAATGGCTCTCGAGTGCCTGGGAGGGCTTCCCCTCACCCAAGCAActcgccgagcagatccTCGACCACAAAGACACTGGTGTCAAGGAGCAAACGCTCAAGCACATTGGCAAAACCGTTTCCACCTACCCGGACGACTTTACTGTCCACCGCAACCTCGGTCGCATCCTCAAGACGCGCCTCAAAACGGTCGAAGAGGGCAAAAACATTGACATGAGCACCGGCGAGGCGCTCGCCTTTGgctcgctcgcgctcgagGGCAACTACGTGCGTCTGTCGGGTCaggatgtcgagcgtgGTACCTTTTCGCAGCGTCACTCGGTACTGCACGATCAGGAGAACGAGGGCACCTACACGCCGCTCCAGCACGTCGGCGAAGGCCAGGCTCCGTTTGTGGTCTGCAACTCGTCGCTGTCCGAGTTCGGATGTATGGGTTTCGAGCTAGGattctcgctcgtctcacCGCAGAACCTGACCATCTGGGAGGCGCAGTTTGGTGACTTTGCCAACAACGCACAGTGCATCATCGACCAGTTCATTGCCTCGGGCGAGCGCAAGTGGCTGCAGCGCACCGGCCTCGTGCTCAACCTGCCGCACGGCTATGACGGTCAGGGTCCCGAGCACTCGTCGGCGCGCATCGAGCGTTTCCTGCAGCTCTGCGATGACCACCCGTTCAAGTTCCCCACACCTGAAAAGAGCAACCGTCAGCATCAGGATTCCAACATGGCCGTCGTCTACTGCACCACGCCTGCCAACTACTTCCACGTGCTTCGTCGCCAGGTGCACCGTGACTTCCGCAAGCCGCTGGTCAACTTTTTCTCCAAGTCGCTGCTCCGTCACCCCGAGGCGCGATCCAACCTGCAAGACTTTTTGCCCGGCACTGGCTTCCAGCGCTTCATCCCCGAACCTCACGCCTCGGAGGgcaaggacgagctggtAGCGCCCGATCAGATCAAGCGTCACATTCTCACGTTTGGTCAGACCTACTTTGAGCTTCTCAAGCACAGGAGGGAGAACAACATCAAGGATGTCGCCATCtcgcgcatcgagcagctctcgCCTCTGCACTACGAGGCAGTGGTGCAGGCTCTGGACAAGTACCCGAACGCCGATCTGGTCTTCTGCCAGGAGGAGCCTTTGAACAATGGTGCATGGTCGTATCTGCAGCCTAGGTTGAGGACCGCCTGCAGGCACACACAGCATCATAAGAACGACATTGTCATCTTGGCTTCCAGGCCGCCTAGCAGTTCGGTGGCTACCGGTTCCAAGGTCGCCCACAAGGCCGAAGTCGAGGCGTATCTCAAGGACGCCTTTGACTTGGACAGGAAGGCTTCTGATGAGCTTCTGTAG
- a CDS encoding uncharacterized protein (related to NAB2 - nuclear polyadenylated RNA-binding protein required for nuclear mRNA export): MSSFRNIDVKAPHIQQLQHDIQLQLARHNYSSEDDAVMAEYIVVMLANQKTAEQITAEMHELIGAEYTAAFTEWIWNATQRYLEDHAQAHADASVASSTAAAKAGASDVRTRTDNSRQRWSRSSPPSAASRAREHSRSRSPAHLNERDTSDHRRSRSPPQRRDDNRHHTSRDYSSHAATSSAVLGTDEQPFDGEAHWRARAKERRNNPPPRVHGGPKEARIFHAAYNQAVRNDANANRELFPDTNANTDHEPPPEYTPCSSVSIFGRAGIPDPRAPEFVPCSAPSPFASAQGEAGSTSVSTAAPDGKAASIFARIDPMLPNNQPLPAAALEPEPLRNHPSEFPTEPTKTSMCRWNVGCTNPMCDYLHASPANAGLNGDPNALVLSHQKCLFGARCINKDCVRAHVSPAVTKIQARQAAPVRLTLAETARTEASGPAAPAQVSLDSALPSQASSRPCRFGAACTRADCFFSHPAQRAYTTASSTRDPARLRCRFGLGCTKPDCPFTHPPGQRAKAGATADRLSAFAQVSDDHMQDHRATLDQFTAA, from the coding sequence ATGTCGAGTTTTCGCAACATCGACGTGAAAGCACCCCAcatccagcagctgcagcacgACATTCAGCTGCAACTCGCAAGACACAACTATTCTTCCGAAGATGACGCTGTGATGGCCGAGTACATTGTCGTTATGCTCGCGAATCAGAAGACTGCCGAACAGATCACTGCGGAAATGCACGAGCTTATCGGTGCAGAGTACACGGCTGCGTTCACCGAATGGATCTGGAATGCGACACAGAGGTATCTCGAGGACCACGCGCAAGCACACGCCGATGCGTCGGTagcatcgtcgacagctgctgccaaggctgGTGCAAGCGACGTCCGGACACGCACGGACAACTCGCGCCAACGGTGGAGCAGGTCGTCTCCGCCATCGGCAGCATCTCGTGCGCGCGAACACAGCAGAAGCCGCTCTCCAGCGCATTTGAATGAGCGTGATACAAGTGATCACAGACGCTCCAGATCTCCGCCACAAAGGCGTGACGACAACCGCCACCACACTTCAAGAGACTACAGTAGTCACGCGGCAACCTCATCCGCAGTACTGGGAACAGACGAGCAACCTTTTGACGGCGAAGCTCATTGGCGTGCAAGAGCAAAAGAACGTCGCAACAATCCACCACCGCGTGTCCATGGCGGTCCTAAGGAAGCAAGAATCTTTCACGCTGCATACAACCAAGCGGTGCGGAATGACGCAAATGCGAATAGAGAGCTATTCCCAGACACGAACGCGAATACGGATCACGAACCACCTCCAGAGTATACACCATGCAGCAGTGTCAGCATCTTTGGTCGTGCAGGAATTCCGGATCCAAGAGCACCAGAGTTTGTTCCTTGTTCGGCACCATCACCATTCGCATCAGCACAAGGCGAAGCTGGCAGCACATCTGTatcgacagcagcgccCGATGGGAAagcagcctcgatcttTGCACGTATCGATCCAATGCTACCCAACAACCAACCACTGCCAGCGGCGGCGCTGGAGCCGGAGCCACTTCGAAATCATCCGAGCGAGTTCCCCACCGAGCCAACGAAAACGTCAATGTGCCGGTGGAACGTGGGATGTACAAACCCGATGTGTGACTACTTGCACGCCTCGCCCGCCAACGCTGGACTCAATGGTGATCCTAACGCGCTCGTTCTGAGTCATCAGAAGTGTCTGTTTGGCGCACGGTGTATCAACAAGGACTGCGTCAGGGCTCACGTCAGTCCCGCAGTGACAAAGATCCAggctcgtcaagctgcgCCAGTGAGGTTGACGTTGGCCGAAACAGCACGAACAGAAGCAAGTGGTCCAGCAGCACCCGCACAAGTGTCGTTGGACTCGGCGTTGCCCAGTCAAGCATCTTCTCGACCGTGTCGGTTTGGTGCAGCCTGCACGCGCGCGgactgcttcttctcgcacCCTGCGCAGCGAGCTTACACGACTGCGTCGAGCACGAGAGATCCTGCAAGGTTGCGCTGCCGATTCGGATTGGGTTGTACAAAACCCGACTGTCCCTTCACCCATCCACCGGGCCAAAGGGCTAAGGCCGGCGCAACGGCGGATCGTTTGTCTGCGTTCGCTCAGGTATCAGACGACCACATGCAAGATCATCGTGCAACGCTGGATCAATTCACTGCAGCATGA
- a CDS encoding uncharacterized protein (related to Myosin regulatory light chain 2-A, smooth muscle isoform) has translation MASQSSATSSAAAFLNRGSTPSSSSSFAASASARKISKHPRQTSSSLYTAFSPKQIQGFKEAFNMIDADSDGLITTNDVCTMLSNLGIDASADSLEAYFASSSSHSLNFTQFLTMFGEHLAELDDQSVLIDAFECFDEKDVGKIDADELRFWLAHVGDKMSESEIDRLLSGPFMDKTAKFFDYHAFVDAVKMSEPPELE, from the coding sequence ATGGCATCTCAAAGCAGCGCTACGTCGTCTGCAGCCGCGTTCCTCAACCGAGGCTCGacgccgtcgtcgtcgtcgtctttcgcggcttcggcttcggcgcGCAAGATAAGCAAGCATCCACGTCAaacatcgtcgtcgctgtaTACCGCCTTCTCTCCGAAACAGATCCAGGGGTTCAAGGAAGCGTTCAACATGATCGATGCCGACTCGGATGGGTTGATCACTACCAACGACGTCTGCACGATGCTTTCGAACCTTGGCATTGACGCTTCggccgactcgctcgaggCGTACtttgcatcgtcgtcgtcgcacTCGCTCAACTTTACTCAGTTCTTGACCATGTTTGGCGAACATCTCGCAGAGTTGGACGATCAATCCGTCTTGATCGACGCATTCGAGTGTTTTGACGAGAAGGATGTCGGCAagatcgatgccgacgagctgcgcttTTGGCTCGCTCACGTAGGCGATAAGATGAGCGAGTCCGAGATCGATCGGTTGCTGTCCGGTCCATTTATGGACAAGACGGCCAAGTTTTTCGATTACCACGCTTTCGTCGACGCCGTAAAGATGTCAGAACCTCCCGAGCTAGAGTAA
- a CDS encoding nicotinate phosphoribosyltransferase (related to polyketide synthase required for biosynthesis of fumonisin mycotoxins), with translation MCAAPSTSAPVAKHASDASPIRSILDTDLYKLTMQQAVLRHYPHTRVAYKFTNRSAATMKFTRQAMDRIRNHIDNLVHLSLSAQERAWLERSCPYLGKDYLDYLEAFRFQPKQQVQLRFLPTGEDGWGHLDLNVSGVWSDVIFYEVPLMAIVSEVYFSTIDTDWSLQDQYQQAFDKACRLTSNGIRYSEFGTRRRRSYQTHRIVLQGLMAGDLSASSGCSSGKLLGTSNVHFAQQFDLVPIGTVAHEWTMAIAALQGYAHSNLKALQLWDAVYSAPDFVANSATHDLTIALTDTFSTNVFWNDLLDNPSGIEIARRWRGLRQDSGDSKAFAQKALDAYRSIGVDPKSKVVIYSDGLDVDRCLELAAYSNHIGIGAAFGIGTSFTNDFIQLSTAQKSKPLNIVIKLDSVEHRRVVKISDDLTKNTGDPTEVLAVKRRFGIPTPSSATPADASVINHLDPGAPRPEIQLEDA, from the coding sequence ATGTGTGCCGCGCCATCCACAAGTGCGCCTGTCGCCAAACATGCGTCGGACGCATCGCCGATTCGAAGCATCCTCGATACCGACTTGTACAAGCTCACAATGCAACAAGCGGTGCTTCGTCACTACCCACACACTCGTGTCGCATACAAGTTCACCAACCGCTCTGCAGCCACGATGAAGTTCACACGTCAAGCCATGGATCGCATCCGTAATCACATTGACAACCTTGTCCATCTTTCGCTCAGCGCTCAAGAAcgcgcttggctcgagcgaAGCTGTCCTTACCTTGGAAAGGACTACCTCGATTACCTCGAGGCGTTTCGCTTCCAGCcaaagcagcaggtgcagctCCGCTTTCTTCCCACGGGTGAGGATGGGTGGGGCCATCTCGATCTAAACGTTTCGGGTGTGTGGTCAGACGTCATCTTTTACGAGGTACCCTTGATGGCGATTGTATCAGAGGTGTATTTCAGCACGATCGACACAGACTGGTCGTTGCAAGACCAGTATCAACAGGCATTTGACAAGGCTTGCAGGCTGACGTCGAATGGCATTCGATATTCCGAATTCGGGACGAGGAGAAGACGATCCTATCAAACACACCGTATTGTCCTGCAAGGGCTCATGGCGGGCGACTTGTCTGCAAGCTCGGGATGCTCCTCTGGGAAACTTCTGGGGACATCCAACGTGCACTTTGCGCAACAATTTGATCTGGTCCCCATTGGCACAGTGGCGCACGAATGGACCATGGCTATTGCCGCGCTGCAAGGGTATGCGCATTCAAATCTGAaagcgctgcagctgtggGACGCTGTCTATTCTGCACCGGACTTTGTCGCCAACAGTGCTACGCACGACCTCACCATTGCGCTCACCGATACATTTTCCACCAACGTCTTCTGGAACGATCTGCTGGATAATCCATCTGGCATCGAAATCGCGCGTCGATGGCGCGGCCTCCGTCAGGATTCCGGTGACAGTAAAGCGTTTGCGCAAAAGGCACTTGACGCATATCGCTCGATCGGCGTCGATCCGAAATCCAAAGTGGTCATCTACTCGGACGGCCTAGACGTCGACCGatgcctcgagctcgccgctTACTCGAACcacatcggcatcggcgcCGCCTTCGGTATCGGCACGTCCTTCACCAACGACTTCATCCAGCTCTCCACCGCCCAAAAGAGCAAACCACTCAATATCgtcatcaagctcgattCGGTCGAGCACAGACGCGTCGTCAAGATCAGTGATGACCTCACCAAAAACACGGGCGATCCCACAGAGGTGCTCGCCGTCAAGAGGAGGTTTGGCATTCCAACACCGTCGAGTGCCACGCCAGCTGATGCATCTGTGATcaaccatctcgatccagGAGCGCCACGTCCCGAGATTCAGCTCGAAGACGCTTAG
- a CDS encoding uncharacterized protein (related to U6 snRNA-associated Sm-like protein LSm4), with protein MLPLSLLNAAQNKPMLVELKNGSTFNGHLVACDNFMNLTLREVYETSASGEQFWKQKECYIRGSTIKYCRVADSVIDQVRQREEQARKQRQQSGSSANVSGGANSANRAGAANGARGAYTRGARGGTADRGARGTNAGARGRGRGQ; from the exons ATGTTGCCACTATCGCTTCTCAATGCGGCGCAAAATAAGCCGATGCTCGTGGAGCTCAAGAACGGATCGACGTTCAACGGACACTTGGTAGCGTGCGACAACTTTATGAATCTGACGTTGCGAGAGGTGTACGAGACGAGTGCT AGCGGAGAGCAATTTTGGAAGCAGAAGGAGTGTTACATTCGCGGTAGCACG ATCAAGTACTGCCGAGTAGCGGATTCCGTAATCGACCAGGTCAGGCAACGCGAAGAACAGGCGAGGAAACAGCGTCAACAATCGGGTAGCTCGGCAAATGTCTCGGGCGGCGCCAACTCGGCCAATCGAGCCGGCGCAGCCAACGGGGCAAGAGGTGCATACACCAGAGGCGCTAGAGGCGGCACAGCCGATCGAGGCGCAAGAGGCACCAATGCAGGTGCAAGGGGTAGAGGTAGAGGCCAATGA